In Massilia antarctica, the following are encoded in one genomic region:
- a CDS encoding glycosyltransferase family 4 protein — translation MKILTFTTLFPNQVKPNHAIFVETRLRHLVASGQVEARVVAPVPWFPFTGKRFGQYGDFARVPASEERFGLPVLHPRYPVIPKVGMNFGPALLANAARATVGRMLDEGYDFDLIDAHYFYPDGVAAVKLGKHFNKPVVITARGSDISLIPNFAKPRKMIQWAAANAAAVITVCDALKTELVQLGANPATITPLRNGVDLQRFRQGDRAALRREIGLDGFTLLSVGHLVELKGHDLAIGALPLLPGVTLLIAGSGALLPRLQALARELKVEQRVRFLGAVPQPELPRYYGAADALVLASSREGWANVLLESMACGTPVVASRVWGTPEVVAAPAAGVLMRERSRQGVADAVQALRADYPMHDDTRRYAEQFSWDSTTAGQLRIFNAIAGA, via the coding sequence ATGAAGATCCTGACCTTTACGACCCTGTTCCCGAACCAGGTCAAGCCGAACCACGCCATTTTTGTCGAAACGCGCCTGCGCCACCTGGTCGCCAGCGGCCAGGTGGAGGCGCGCGTGGTGGCGCCGGTGCCATGGTTTCCGTTCACGGGCAAGCGTTTCGGCCAGTACGGCGACTTTGCGCGCGTGCCCGCTAGTGAAGAGCGCTTCGGCCTGCCGGTGCTGCACCCGCGCTATCCGGTTATCCCAAAGGTCGGCATGAACTTCGGGCCGGCGCTGCTGGCCAACGCGGCCAGGGCCACGGTGGGGCGCATGCTCGATGAAGGCTACGACTTCGACCTGATCGACGCCCACTATTTTTATCCCGATGGCGTGGCGGCGGTCAAGCTGGGCAAGCATTTCAACAAGCCGGTGGTGATTACCGCGCGCGGCTCCGACATTAGCCTGATTCCGAATTTCGCCAAGCCGCGCAAGATGATCCAATGGGCCGCCGCTAACGCCGCCGCCGTCATCACCGTGTGCGATGCGCTCAAGACGGAGCTGGTGCAGCTGGGCGCGAACCCGGCCACCATCACGCCGCTGCGTAACGGGGTGGACCTGCAGCGCTTCCGGCAGGGCGACCGCGCCGCTTTGCGCCGCGAGATCGGACTCGATGGTTTCACCTTGCTGTCGGTCGGCCACCTGGTTGAGTTGAAGGGCCACGACCTGGCCATCGGCGCGCTGCCGCTGCTACCCGGCGTGACCCTGCTCATCGCCGGCAGCGGCGCCCTTCTGCCACGCCTGCAAGCGCTGGCGCGCGAACTGAAGGTCGAGCAGCGCGTGCGCTTCCTGGGCGCCGTGCCGCAGCCCGAGCTGCCGCGCTACTACGGCGCGGCCGACGCGCTGGTGCTGGCGTCGAGCCGCGAAGGCTGGGCCAACGTGCTGCTCGAATCGATGGCCTGCGGCACCCCCGTGGTGGCCAGCCGCGTGTGGGGCACGCCGGAAGTGGTGGCCGCGCCGGCCGCCGGTGTGCTGATGCGCGAACGCAGCCGCCAGGGCGTAGCCGACGCCGTGCAGGCCCTGCGCGCCGACTATCCCATGCACGACGACACGCGCCGCTACGCCGAGCAATTCAGCTGGGACAGCACCACTGCCGGCCAGCTGCGCATTTTTAACGCGATCGCGGGGGCATAG
- a CDS encoding glycosyltransferase family 2 protein, whose product MAPASTPLVSVVIPCYNAQRYIGATIASVLAQTDVTMEIIVVDDGSRDDSVALVRTGFPAVRIIEQANAGVAAARNTGIAAARGEWIAFIDADDIWLPGKLAAQLAQMAALPDCRMSYTAWKVWPSDVPQPPPDYLARLRDEAMDGVRWAGATGWIYPQLLLDCVVWTSTVLMRRTLLAELNGFDTSLRLGEDYDLWLRASRVTPIHRVARPYALYRIHPASITKATPAENYRARVIGQALGRWGLASPDGRTGDAAAVRRMLAKSWSDFAGAHLQARNLGQARRAGWTALRTDPTHVPAWKVLVKTGLKALSPSKEKT is encoded by the coding sequence ATGGCGCCCGCATCCACGCCGCTGGTGTCGGTCGTCATCCCCTGCTACAACGCGCAGCGCTACATCGGCGCGACCATCGCGTCGGTGCTGGCGCAAACGGATGTGACGATGGAAATCATCGTGGTCGACGACGGCTCGCGCGACGACTCGGTAGCGCTGGTGCGTACCGGTTTTCCAGCGGTGCGCATCATCGAGCAGGCCAATGCCGGCGTGGCGGCCGCGCGCAATACCGGCATCGCCGCCGCGCGCGGCGAGTGGATCGCCTTTATCGACGCCGACGATATCTGGCTGCCCGGTAAGCTGGCGGCCCAGCTGGCGCAAATGGCGGCGCTGCCCGATTGCCGCATGAGCTACACCGCATGGAAGGTGTGGCCGAGCGACGTGCCGCAGCCGCCGCCCGACTACCTGGCGCGCCTGCGGGACGAAGCGATGGATGGCGTGCGCTGGGCCGGCGCGACCGGCTGGATCTATCCGCAGTTGCTGCTCGACTGCGTGGTGTGGACCTCGACGGTGCTGATGCGGCGCACCTTGCTGGCGGAACTGAACGGCTTCGATACCAGCCTGCGTCTCGGCGAAGATTACGACCTGTGGCTGCGCGCCTCGCGCGTGACGCCGATCCACCGCGTGGCGCGGCCCTACGCGCTGTACCGCATCCACCCGGCCAGCATCACCAAGGCCACGCCAGCCGAAAACTACCGCGCGCGCGTGATCGGCCAGGCGCTGGGCCGTTGGGGCCTGGCCTCGCCGGACGGACGCACGGGCGACGCGGCCGCAGTGCGGCGCATGCTGGCCAAGAGCTGGAGCGACTTCGCCGGCGCCCACCTGCAAGCGCGCAACCTCGGCCAGGCGCGGCGCGCCGGCTGGACCGCGCTCCGCACCGACCCCACCCACGTCCCGGCGTGGAAAGTGCTGGTCAAGACGGGCCTCAAGGCGCTCTCGCCATCAAAGGAAAAAACATGA